TCTCACCATCAACTCTACTGTGCCTCCCAGTAATAGGCAGGGCAGGACTCCATACTACAGAGAAGAAACGTGCCTAGTAACACGTGCACACCTCATAACGGTGACCACTTATAACACCCTTACCATGTGCCCGGAGCTAGTTACATTCACATATTGAACTTCAGCTGGTGGATCCCTTTTCCACACAGCGCTCCTCAGCGCCAGAAATTCTGTTATTATTTACTGGCTCGTCTGTCTCGCCCGCCATTGCCTGGCACAACGAAGACGCCCCATCCAATCTGGCTAACCCGAGCGACGAGTGGCTGTTGGGAGCGCGCGGAGAAGCCTAGAGGCCTGATCCCCCAACCCCGCCACCAGCGTACCAGGGTTTTTGGGTTCCTCCTCCCCCACCGGCGGCAGGACGGTCGTCGGCTTCTCCTTGGCCCCGCGGTCCCCTTTCCTGGTCACTGCACCGGATGACTTCTGGATCCCGGGACGCGGGGCCCTGGGTGAGGCCACTGGTGGTGCGCTCGCCTCGCCCGACATGCTGGTGCCGTCCGCAGCGACTCTGGGGACACTCACGGGGGCAAGGAGGCAGGACGGGATTCTGTGGGGCTCGCCCTGGAGGTGGCCGAATCAAGGGTCTCTATTCCGCGTCCACAGGCGGGACCCGCCTGCCGCGGCGTCGCCTCAGCGTCCCTCTCCAAGACAACCGCGCGAGGTGGGCGGGCCCGAGGGCAAGGGGCAACCACAGAGCGCACGCGAGGCCGACAGGGGGCACCACAGAGTCATCAGGGGGCGGAAGGAGCCCGGAGGGCGGAGCCGCGGAACTAGGGCAGCCGAGAAGGGCGGGGCCAGGGCGGAGCCTGGGCAGCCCTGGGTCACAGGGGCAGGAGAGCCCTGGAGCCCTGGAGGGCCGGACCCCGCGGACCCTGTGCGAAAGGAGAAGGACCTGGGCGGAGCCGTGGCGGAGGGAGACGAGCGAATATCGTACTGGACCGGAGTGGAGGGGGCTGGACTAGAGCGAGACCAGGACGGAGAGGCGGGGCTAGGGGGCGGGCAAGGAGCTGTCCAAAGTCACCCGAGAAACTGAACCGGGGAAAGCCGGGATCCGACCCCGTGTATTAGAGATAGCGGCAGTCGGAGGAATCTAGGGAAGCAGGGTCCGGTTGGAGACAGATCCACTCTCTGGGGTCGGCCCTCCTACCCTGTAAAGAGAGGACTCCTGATGGAAAAGGCCCAGAGAGACCCACCGAGTTAGCGAGCTGGCGTGGCTCTGGGTTTGTAATCTCGACCCCATCTATGTAGCCTCCTGGAGGTCTGGGGACTTAGTTGATCCGCTAACGAGTTTAGGAGGCGGGTCACGCTTCCAAGAAATCTTGGATTCAAAGTCCTCAGGTAGCCTAGACCCTACCGGGCCCCCATCAGAGTATACTCTCTCCCCTCTGCTTTCCGGGCTCCAGCCTCCCCACTCCAGTCTGTTCCCCTCCCCGACCGTCACTCCCAGACCTTCCCACCATTGAGCTTTTGTGCTGTTCCCCTGTAGAAACGCCACCCTTTGGGGAAGACTCTGACCTATGCGGTCTTTCAGCTCTCAGAGCACCAGTTTGCCCAGCTATCTTAGCACTTGCCAGCACTTACCACTGGTACTTTTAACTCACTCAACCACTCAGCCTTTGGgggaacatttattgagtgcctaccatgtgccaaggGGAGCCAGTGTTGAACATAAACACAGGAttcctgctttcagggaactTAAGAGTCTGGTGCGGGAGGCAGagattaatcaaataatcacactaAAAAGCAACACATTACAGAGGTGCCTGGCACCCTGTAGGCCTTCTACAGGTAACTGGTGCATGAACACATCAGTAATCAGTGCTGTGAAAGAGAACATGGGGTGTGAGGGACAAGCAGGAGTTAACAGGTGAGTGGgggaggaagagcattccagatgTGCCAAGTCCCTGTAGTAGGAAGACGTGTGGCTGATAGGAGGACgtagaggccagtgtgactggggCAGAGTGATAGGGAACACAGTTCAGAGTGAGGCTGAAGAGACAGGCAGGCCAGGCCGGCAAAGCCTTTAAGGCTTTGGACAATTTTGACTGTAGCCCAAGGGCCATGGGGCACCCACGGAGACTTTCAGGCAGGGGTAACCTAACCAGCTTGTATTTTGAAGCAGTTGGTTGGCGGGAGTACCAAACGAATGCAGGGAGGCCAGTCACACTATTTCTAGAGTTAACTGGGTTTGGGCTGCCTCTCCACTATATAGTGAGTGCCCCAAGACAGGATCAGTGCCTGGTACGCCTCTGAaaacacgcatgcacgcacacacagagcCTAGCCCGGGAGTGCACAGAAAAGTTACCCAATATACACTTCTTACAGCAATCTGAAATCAGAGTTATCCAGCAACATTCAACCCACCAGTTTATGTATACAGGGCCCTAGGGGCCTTGGGGAGCAATGGGTTGGGGAAAAGGAACACAGGTTTCCTGCTGACCAGTGTTTCCCATGGTAGAACCTGGGAGCCAGGCTCCCATCTCCTCTCCATTCACTTCCTCTATTAAACATGTTCATGTTCACGGCcggccagtcctctccctgctcctggCAGGGTACAGCAGGCTCTGTCCTCAGCCTTGAGCAGCAAAGAACCGGTGTGCTGACCTCTGCACACCATCTTGGCTCCTCAACGGTCCTGGCGCCGAAGTGGGGGTGACGGGGGATGCCGTACTGGAGGCAAGTCATAGTGTCCAGGTATGTGGCTGTTCTTGGGTGAGTCATAGTGGCCAGGAGGCAGGCCCGGAGGCAGAGGCGGCTGGGAACCCACAGAGTCTCGGTCTGGAGACAGAGAGGGATGAAGATGAGAAGGAGGTggctcctcccccttcccaccactctcctcccctctccaccctcttCTGCCGGAAGACGGATGCGTAGTGCCTGGCTATAGGCCAGTTTGTGCAGCTCCTCAGCCGCCAGTGGGGGAGGCCATCTCGACCTGCCCACCTCACAGGATAGGAAGATGCTCTGTCATCTGCCTTGTTCCCACCTTTTCTGGGTATCAAGTCTACAACTCAGGTGCTGTAAAGCCACCATTTCAAATCCTCAGCCCTCTGAGGGAGGTACCGCCACCTACAGGCTCGAAGAGGCAGTGTGACTTCCCAAACGTCATGCCTGGTCTGAGCCCAAGTCTGACGCCCAAAGGCCTTGCTCTTGCTGCCACTTCATGCCCACTCCGCATTCCCGCCCTCTGTCCCTTCTCTTTTCCCACCTCCCCTGTCCCTGTTCTCTCTGCCCCAGTGGAGAAGGAAGGCTCACCATGGGTCAGGGGGCTGGGCTGCTCATAGGTGCCACTGTCTCTCTCTGGCTGGGGGTGTCGCCGCCTCTGGCTGTCCCGGAGTTGGGGCGGCTGCCTGGGGGGAGACCCTGAGGGAGGGCCTTTCATCTCCATGTAGCTGCTCTCCCGGGGGCTCCCTAGAAGGCTGGGCAGGTCCCGGATGGTGGCGTAGGGGTTCTCACTGCTCAGGGAAGCCAcgctggcccccagcccctcttcaGAGATGGGCCCTAAAGATAGGGGAAAGAAATCAGGCTCAGTGGAGGCACTGGCCCCTAAACCCCAGCGCAGCTCCCTCCGTCGCTcccccgccctgccctgccctcacctTTACTGTAGAAGGGGCCTGGGCCATTCCTGTTGCTGTAGCTACAGCTGTAGCTTCGGTCCAGGCGGCTGTTACCTGAGGAGGAGAAAGCAACCTGCAATCAGGCCCCTGGTCCCCTGCCCAAGGTCCCACCTCCTCTAGAACTGGGGCCCAGAATCCCCTTCCACAGACACACGCACTCAGATGAAGCAGGACGCTGGGCTGTACACATCCCCCCTCACCAGAGGCCTTGGGCCCCAGGCTCCTACCCCTGTCCAGAGGCCCTGGAGGGGGCTGCCGGCGGTGCTTCCAGTCAGCAGGCAGTGTGGCGTGGTTGTTATCATGCCCGTGGGCTCCACCTGGCCGCTCAGGGGCCTGGAGGCTGGCAAAGAGCTGACTGCCTGGGAcctggcaggggaggggtgggacagggagagcGACGTGCGGCTGGAGCTTTCCGGAGGACCGGGCTGTGCCCACAGGGCATCCACAGTgcagccccacccccaacacTGACCTTGTTAGGGGGCGGGGGGTTAGGTGAGCACTGAGACAGGGTGTGGTAGCTGGGGTTGGAGTAGTAGTGACTGTAGCTCGGAGGGACATCTGCACAAACAGACACAGTTGCAGGGTGACCTGCCCGGTCAGAGACAAGCCTGGGCCCAAGACAGTCATTCTGTTCCAGGAGATCCGTAATCAGCCTCTCTgacctctctcactctctccatCTCCCCGCTTCCCACCTACAAGGTCCAGGGAGGGATGCAGGAGCCCCGCACCCCATCTGCCCTGTACCTGAGAGCCAGCCACTCATATGCGTCCCCGCCCCCAGGCCAGCTCACCTGGCATGACGTACTCAGAGCCGTCCAGCCGCCCGCTGCTGTAGGCCACTGCCAGGTGCTGGTGCGCTTTGCCTTTTTGCCAATGGCGGTAGCCAATGAACAGCGCCACCAGGGCCACCACCAGGGATCCCAGCACTGCAATGCCAATCACTGCCCCGAGTGAGTTATAGGCCACTGGAGAGGTAGGCATCATGGTGAATGGCTCCTGGCTTCCTGTGGGGGACGGGGTGGTCACTCAGGACAGTGTCTTGGCCCTACTGGTGAGCTGGGGATGCATGCGTGGGAGAGGCCCCAGTAGGGGGGCAGGGTGATACAAGGGTACCACCTAGCAGAGACCTGGGCATGTACCTGTGTCCTGGTTCCCTGGGCACAgtgcggggcggggtgggggtagggaggggctaGATGAGAACTCACCAATCCTGCAGGGGGCGCCACTGTGCCCTGGGGGACACACACAGGCCCCAGTCTCTGGGTGGCACCTCTCTCCGGGACCGCACTGGCATGGTTGGGAACAATTGGCACCGAACACCCCTGGAGAGCAGCCTGTTTAGAGAGCGGAGGAGGCAGGCGGGGATCAGAGGGGCCAGGGAACAGCAGTCCCCTCCTCAGGCTAGGGCTGACTTGGAGGCAGGGGCATGGAGTTCCCCTTCTGCTGGTACCTTCCAAGCAGAGATGTCCGGTCCGGCCTGGGGGGCAGAAACAACTCCCATGCTGGGGGTGGCAGGTCCCGCCATGGCGACAATGGCAGAGCTGGGCACAGTTGGCCCCCCAGTGTCCTAGAGGGCACGCTGCAGGAGACAAGGTTGGAGCctgtctggtgggcagggccagcccCTCCTGAGTGAATTCTCAGCCCCCAGCGTCACTGAACTCTTCAGCTCAGCTTTGGTCTCCCCAGGGGCACCAAGGCTTTGAACCGTATCTACACGCTGATGACTCACAAATGCTTATTCGCAGCCCTGTGTCTTGCCTGAACTCCAGACCCACGTGCCCAGCTGCCTGCTTAACTTCTGCACTTGCCTATCTGATAGACTTTCAAAATAACGTGACCAGGGCCAGACAACCAAAGGCTTCCAAACTATCCTATATTGCTTAGctctagaccttttttttttaacataagagagaaataaatgtctacacTATTCAAGGTATAATTTTTGTGTATCTGACACTAGCAAAAAATCTAATAGTAGTTACAGAATTCTATGGAAAAGCTCTTGTCCAAGATTACTTCCCTCTACCCTGCCCATCTTTTTCATGGTAATGGCTTCTCATTTCCCCTTTTCAAAATTTGTTTGACTCAGTTTTCTGGACTAATCTTTTCCATGATGTCCTTCTTATATTTATGTGGGAAAGAGGCCatgtataaataagtaaaaataagttggcaatccaaaagaaaaaaagaacatgtccaaaactgagctTATGATTTTCCCCGCCCCCGTACAAACACCGCTTTTCTCAGGCCTCCCGTGCAGAAAGGCAGGGAATTTTTTTCCCTGACCTGTTCATTGCTGCATCCTGAGCACCTAGAACAATACCCAGCATGTAGGTGATGcccaataaatttttgtttatagtGTTTATATAAATGGCTGAATCAAGGTGGGTTCGGAGGCTTTTATACCCAGGAGCAGGGGAAAGGAAGCCTCTGGTCCTCAGCCCACCCCCTCATGCACACATGCTCAGACACAGGAGCCACCACCTACGTTGGGAGCAGTCAGGGCCTGTCCAGCCAGCCATGCAGTAGCAGGTCCCATTCGAAGGGTGGCAGGAGGAGTGGTTAGCACACTTGCAGGGCACACAGCGTTTGCCGTAGCGGCCGGGCTGACAGGCTGGGGGAAAGGGGCTCGTGGTGACCAGGGGCAGGGGCCAACCCTCAGTCAGCCCGTGaccccactctctccctccctccttcccactgcaGCAACCGGCCCAAAGACTGGAGTCAGCACAAGAGACCAAGAGGGGTAGAGTGGGAGCTTCAGGCATCTGACACTACACTGCACATTACTGCtggcaggcagggggaggggagggagcctcACATCTCTGGCAGGAGGGGCCTCGGAATCcaggtgcacacacacaattGCCATTCTCAGGGATGCAGGTGCCCCCATTCTTGCAGGTGCAGGTGTTGCTACAGTTGGTTCCCCAGAAGCCctcagggcagggcaggtggcAGCGGGTACCTGTGGGAGGGGTAGGATGAGACTGGCCTGTGGCCCCCCTTCCGTAGGGTTTCTTCTGAACACATGTCCTGTGGGATGCACCCCCCAACTCCACAGTAAGCCCGGGGCCTGGACACCCAGAACGCTCACCTGTCCAGCCAGCTTGGCACTGGCAGTGTCCGTGAACAGGGTCACAGCCATCAGAATGGTCACAGTCACAGCGGCTGGCACAGCCTTCACCAAACATCCCCTTCttggagagggagtggagggtAGGATAGGCCAGTCAGTTGGGGGGTGCTGTGCCCTCCCCCCCCAGGCAGGCAGACTGTTGTGCACTTACCAGGCAGGGGAACTGGCAGTGGGTCCCGTGCCACCCAGGGGTACAGGTACAGGCTCCAGTTTGGGGGCTGCAGGCTGCCTCGTGGGCACACTGGCAGCTGGCATTGCAACCAAAGCCCCAGGTTCCAGGCGGGCAGGGCACGGAGCAGTTACCATGCTGCCAACCTGGAAGAGGGGACTTGCAAGTAGGCATGGGGACCTGGCTCCCCTCCTGAGCCAGCACACACTGGGCATTGGCTCTGCCAGGCTCTGCGCTatgagctggggctgggggtggggctgcccATGGCCGCATAGGAGACAAACATAGAAACTGTTGGATGTTGGACAGAAGGTTGAAAGACCGCAGGGGATGCACCACCACCTTCTGGGTCTTGGTTgcctcttctgcaaaatgaaggAGGGTGGCAGCAAACCCAAATGCTTACAGAGGCCCCAACAGGTAACTAAATGAGTTCTCCAGATCATGTGTAAGACAACAGGGAGGAGTGGGGACTGGAGACTGGACTTTTGTTAAATATGATAGAGAGCTAGTCAAACAAAACATATCTGTGTCCGAATCTAGCCTAAAGGTTGCCAACGTGCCACCCCTGGTAGATCTCCGAGGCCCTTGCTGGAGCTGCCATTCTGTGATTCTGTATGTCTGAGGATGAGGAATGATCTGCAAAGAGGTACCTCTGGCCTGGGCCTTTAAGGACAATTGGGATTTTTGTGGTTGAAAAAAAGCAAAGCGGATATTCCAGGAAGGAAGTAGCCTGGCTACTTTCCCAGCAGTCCAGCTGCTGACCAGTGCCTCCACCCTTACCCTGCAGCCTCTCCCCTACCCTTGGCCTGCCTCTACCCTTGGTCTCTCCCTTCTTCGCATGGCCCCGCCCCCAAATCCCCTTCCGGGAGATCCCAACCCGTTACCTTCCTTGCAGACGCAGGTGCCGTCGATGGGCGAGCAGGCGATGGCGTTTTCGCAGGAGCAGCGTGCGGAGCAGTTGACTCCATAGGTGTCAGGGGGACAGAGGCTAGCGCAGTGCGGGCCCTGAGAGCGGGCGGGAGCACCAGTGAGAGGAGCGGACGGGCTCCCGGGCCTCTCCGGCACCTCCCTCGCGGCGGGGCGCGCCTCACCGTGTAGCCGGGCGCGCACCGGCAGAGGCCGCTGTCGGGCTGGCAGACGCCGCCGTGCAGGCAGAGGCAGTGTTCCTGGCAGCCGGGCCCGTGCGTGTCCTGCGGGCAGCTCTCGTTGCAGTGGAGGCCCGCCCAGCCCGGCAGGCAAGAGCACTCCCCGCTCATCGGGTGGCAGCTGCGGGCGGAGGCGGGGGCGCGGAGCGGTCTGAGGCCGGGTCCGCAGGTCGACTTCCCCGCCCCCTCCGCGTGGTGGGAGCCGAGCATCGCCGAATTGAGGGGGACATCGGGGAGGCTCGGTGCTGTTCCGAGAGCGGTCTCTCCCCGTCCCCGaggcccctcccctttcccttctgtGAGATCTGCCCCGCCCTAGGTCCTTTTTGTGACTCCGGTGGCTTCAGCACCGAAGGCCTCTCCCATTGGCCTCCAGACCCCTTGACCACAGTGCCCGCGGCCTACTTGAGACTGTGTTCCGGGTCGCAGGTGCAGGGCATCTGGCAGCTGAGGCCGTAGAGGCCGTCGGGGCAGAGACGTTCGGCGCAGCGGTCCCCAGTGAAGCCGTGTTCGCACAGACACGCGCCGTTGGCCGGGAAGCAGCGGGCGCCCGTGGCGCAGTCGCAAGTCTCAGCACAGTCCTGCCCGAAGCGGCCCACGGGGCACTCCTCACGGCACCTGGGCACCTCGCAGGAGTGAGCCTGGCCacgccgcccgccgccgcccccggccCACCCCAGGCCACTCCCACCCCAAGCCAACACCACTCACCGGTCCCCTGTGTATCCCGGAGCGCAGCGACACTGCCCGGTGAACCGGTCGCAGAGGCCGCCGTTGTGACAGCGACATTCCTGGGAGCAGTTGGGTCCATAGGAGCCctcggggcagggcagggaacagatggTGCCCTGTGGGGGTGAGAGGTCGGCAGAGCCCCAGGAGCCCAGCCCTCTCCCCATGGCCACAGGACCCGTCAATACCCCTACACCCCAAACCCTCAAACCTCTCCAGGGCCCACACAGCCTAACCCCCTCACACACATCCTCCTGGGAGCCCTACAGAGAACCGCCCACAGAATTCATACCCACAGGCCCCGCCCTGCATACCATCCAGCCAGGTGGGCAGCTGCAGGAGCCCCGAGAGGCCTGGAAGACACCCCCATTTTGGCAAGGAGGGGTGCTGGGGCAGAAGAAGCCAACACTGTCCTGTGAACAGGACACCTCGCAGCTGTTGGGCAGGGGGGGTGAGGTCAGTATGTAGACAAGCAGTACCTGCTTCCCCCTTTGCCTCCAAGGGCTGGTCAACCACAAACAGGCCGTCCCCAGGAGGAAGGCCCGACCCCAGGGCTCAGTGAGTCTCACCCCCGCTTCCCTGTTGGGTACTGCCGGGATCAAAAAACAAACGTGTCCAGGACTGGAAATGGCAGGGACACCCAGCTCCATCAGGAGGGGTAGAGCGAAGAGCCATGGGTGGCGTGTGCTCTCCACGCACCCTCTGCTCCACCTCTACCTTTGCTCATGCTCGTCCCTCTGGGGGCAACACGTCTGCCTGCCCTGGTTTTCTACCCTGAGGGCTCAACGCCAGAGCTCCTCCATGAAGCTGGATCTTTGATCTCCAGCTAGATGCACATTCTCCCTCCTGTGACTCCCCAGCTCTCCCTGCACCCTGCCTCGCAGTAGGGTTCTCTGCGTCCCTATCTCAGCCCCAATTTGGGACGTGCTTTCGCTCACACGCTAGTTCATGttatcttcacagcaaccctcCTAGGTGGACAAtactgctcccattttacagaccggGAACAAACACGTGAAGAGCCAATGATTTGCTCAAGGTTGCTCAACCAGCGAGCAGCAAAGCTGGGACCAGGATCTGGGCCTCTTGACTCCAACCCCACGTTTGGGATGCTGAGTCCCCTTGTGTCCCCATGTACGCCCGTGCATCCTGTGTCTGCGATCCCGTTAGTGTGTGTTCCTCCTGTTACACACCTGGGCCCGGTTCTCTCTGGGGGGCAGAGGCAGGCTCCGGTCTGTGGGTCACAGGGTGCCCCATGGCACTGGCAGCTGAACTGGCAGGCAGGGCCATAGCGGCCAGGGGAGCAGGGCCGAAAGCAGTGTGGAGGCTGCAGCCCAGAGGGACAGGAACATGCCCCACTCTTGGGGTCACAGGAGCTGCTGTTGCCGCAGTTGCAGGGCTTGTCACACTGTGGCCCCCAAACTCCCAGGGCACAAGCTGTGGGATGGGAGAGCGGAAGGGGGTCAGCAGGGgtcttgcccctccccagcctccagttAGTCCCCGTCTCTGTGTCCTGGCCCCCACACATGCCCCCATGCCCGGCTTTGGCCCCTCCCCCTGTACCACACCTCCAGAAAAGGCTGCTGGCTGCAGTGGGACTCTGCTCGGTGATCGCCCTGGGGGCCTAAGCACCTGTGCCCTGGTAGGGAGGGTGTGCCCAAGGCTTCTGCATCCCTGGAGGCACAAGGGGTCATGCCCTGCTGTCACCAGCCACTCACCACTGGAGCAGTCGTCGCCCCGCCAGTCTTGCACACACTGGCACTGATTGGGTGCCACGCAGCGGCCATGAACACACTCTCGAGCACAGAGCGCTGGggcagagatggggtggggtgcGTGTGAGACGATGCTTCCACCC
The sequence above is drawn from the Tursiops truncatus isolate mTurTru1 chromosome 1, mTurTru1.mat.Y, whole genome shotgun sequence genome and encodes:
- the PEAR1 gene encoding platelet endothelial aggregation receptor 1 isoform X9 — encoded protein: MRGRTSRQRKPCEKVSEAWPCSTWSGIRPGAWEAWARGPEPHLFCHPCLVSAETWPPGLWLQCPSPAPHLALSQASAMSSPLRALFLLALGLGLAGTLNPKDPNTCSFWESFTTTTKESHSRPFSLLPSEPCDRPWESPHTCPRPTVVYRTVYRQVVKTEHRMRLQCCQGFYESSGACVPLCARECVHGRCVAPNQCQCVQDWRGDDCSSACALGVWGPQCDKPCNCGNSSSCDPKSGACSCPSGLQPPHCFRPCSPGRYGPACQFSCQCHGAPCDPQTGACLCPPERTGPSCEVSCSQDSVGFFCPSTPPCQNGGVFQASRGSCSCPPGWMGTICSLPCPEGSYGPNCSQECRCHNGGLCDRFTGQCRCAPGYTGDRCREECPVGRFGQDCAETCDCATGARCFPANGACLCEHGFTGDRCAERLCPDGLYGLSCQMPCTCDPEHSLNCHPMSGECSCLPGWAGLHCNESCPQDTHGPGCQEHCLCLHGGVCQPDSGLCRCAPGYTGPHCASLCPPDTYGVNCSARCSCENAIACSPIDGTCVCKEEEATKTQKVVVHPLRSFNLLSNIQQFLCLSPMRPWAAPPPAPAHSAEPGRANAQCVLAQEGSQVPMPTCKSPLPGWQHGNCSVPCPPGTWGFGCNASCQCAHEAACSPQTGACTCTPGWHGTHCQFPCLKGMFGEGCASRCDCDHSDGCDPVHGHCQCQAGWTGTRCHLPCPEGFWGTNCSNTCTCKNGGTCIPENGNCVCAPGFRGPSCQRSCQPGRYGKRCVPCKCANHSSCHPSNGTCYCMAGWTGPDCSQPCPLGHWGANCAQLCHCRHGGTCHPQHGSCFCPPGRTGHLCLEGCSPGVFGANCSQPCQCGPGERCHPETGACVCPPGHSGAPCRIGSQEPFTMMPTSPVAYNSLGAVIGIAVLGSLVVALVALFIGYRHWQKGKAHQHLAVAYSSGRLDGSEYVMPE